A window of Candidatus Parvarchaeota archaeon genomic DNA:
CGTGTAATTGCAGGGAAGCGGCGGTGCGGCAAGGCACGCCTTAAACCGAAAAAATTGCACAGGCTTTGTGTGTGGTGGTCAAATGGAACAGAGCTTGAGTTTTGAAGGAAGGACTTACAATGGGGTGCACTTTGACCTTGGCAACGTCCCACTCATAGTCATAAAGGCAAAAGCCGGGTATGTTGCCTGCGGCTATGTTGACAAGGCGACGGCTGAAAAGCATGGGGATGTTGCCTGTTTTGTTTCAAACGTAAAAAGCTTTGACGATGTGTTCAGGGCAAAAGTCAGGGGGATGACAAGCTGGGCCGAGGAGCTTGGCATTAGG
This region includes:
- a CDS encoding DUF1805 domain-containing protein; translated protein: MEQSLSFEGRTYNGVHFDLGNVPLIVIKAKAGYVACGYVDKATAEKHGDVACFVSNVKSFDDVFRAKVRGMTSWAEELGIREGMSVKKALEIIDSPLV